A single genomic interval of Paralichthys olivaceus isolate ysfri-2021 chromosome 7, ASM2471397v2, whole genome shotgun sequence harbors:
- the ccdc73 gene encoding coiled-coil domain-containing protein 73 codes for MDRSADSGTLTPHSAVEEFALEQSLSLSSASCQRESGGPILLQLLEFKTHLLEAVEELHIRKDAETHFEDHIGKLVLEKQELEWERESLQHQIETVVNQHTESLTSVKKQFQAKIRNIEEEKGKYQVSAELKDKEINNLKEELRSLQLLKFNLEKKSKELEQKLALQSRSKDSHLNQLGEVEKRFSALSKQCATVKKAHETLEQNVDEAMRINKKLTSANEKQEANIVSLKKRLEQVNNKLIKTKMMSVTHDKFHHGQTGKEQHAERLHQKLSTETEKNKKLEEENVAVRAEKQELVMSLQHNQQLLLSQTQTVTRVEMELQTQQEQYQALKQEHEVMRDKSKAMEDKVAQLMECHAASMTSWDKEKKMILDGIKSEQQDLRSVKDAYDELHKKHTDVSSLAKEQARHILELETRNHSRSRLSVSAQVVLPIEPSDELLSVCSLQHSASSQTKKPTGAVEKLVATGATGGQEALNSPDLFIHPHITTNLSSSCSHSGTTSNDINISNEYITTSILMPSSVSGDDLVISKGLCVSDTTSLSEPDHGFIKGPLGFLSRDRNEDEEVGNTGLNEGRHGKKDDEGQEKDKKLEEKVTEQQWDREDAQGEDSEGEGSSGEKRGTTGTADRREDGQRSAEETEDTRNSESETRDKDEGPGSDGVEQREKTGEQTTATQIPTQTTTDCSSEKSNTLQVVDFMDAEIPLVVCEPSHCKESRCQESTEQDADSSHVNEGCGTEKGQFLFTLGHDEVQTSVDHGPKSVIQVCQVEVQTRDAEPLTQLPNQIHQVSEETTEETPADKSAAEPLSDCSSAVLPSAAQTDIIFSISDLETTAAQSVQNNPSGINSDMKQTHETSHEHVSEECELVRTFVKPQPQPKQEKGQEKSLTPDEEDSGAKSECQSNVETQENCDSEIIQMKPNLKDVCVDITMDTEDVESAKGQDQMKNDKPEDAGDEKTNKSGTQLKTSVPSTGPRSTFDLVSVLHQFAQGSEQNKSGSGGRFKHLPSRLTMFPKSKHSKVPTGASDLLNASSVSGNAASSARQQQGEWKSSEETAAAATESRAFLSIAPFPVSTSLSTVSGLSWPTMPGCSSAASSAAAPAADSHCELSFSQEREEQQASFRAQISRIEQFLNTERLRLPKRRRTDN; via the exons ATGGATCGTAGTGCAGATTCTGGGACGCTCACTCCACACTCAGCT GTAGAAGAGTTTGCGTTGGAGCAGAGCCTGTCTCTGTCTAGCGCCTCCTGTCAAAGAGAAAGCGGAGGCCCCATCTTACTACAGCTGTTGGAATTTAAAACTCATCTACTTGAAGCTGTAGAGGAGCTGCATATTCGGAAG GATGCAGAGACACACTTTGAGGATCACATCGGTAAACTGGTGCTGGAGAAACAGGAGCTGGAGTGGGAGAGG GAATCCCTCCAACATCAAATTGAAACAGTCGTGAATCAGCACACGGAGTCACTCACCAGTGTGAAGAAGCAg TTTCAGGCCAAAATCAGAAAcattgaggaggagaag GGGAAATACCAGGTCAGTGCTGAGTTAAAGGACAAAGAGATTAACAACTTAAAAGAAGAACTGAGGTCGCTGCAG TTGCTGAAGTTCAACTTGGAGAAGAAATCAAAGGAGCTG GAACAGAAACTGGCCTTGCAGAGCAGGTCAAAGGACAGTCACCTGAACCAGCTGGGGGAGGTGGAGAAACGCTTCAGTGCCCTGTCCAAGCAGTGTGCCACGGTCAAGAAGGCCCACGAGACACTCGAGCAAAATG TTGATGAGGCCATGAGAATCAATAAGAAACTAACTtctgcaaatgaaaaacaagaagcaAACATCGTGTCACTGAAGAAG AGGTTGGAGCAGGTGAATAACAAGCTGATTAAAACCAAGATGATGTCAGTCACACATGACAAGTTCCACCACGGCCAAACGGGCAAAGAGCAGCACGCAGAGAGACTGCACCAGAAACTGAGCACG GAAACTGAAAAGAACaagaagctggaggaggagaatgtTGCTGTAAGAGCAGAGAAGcag GAGCTGGTGATGTCATTACAACATAACCAGCAGCTTCTGTTGAgtcagacacagacagtgaCCAGAGTAGAGATggagctgcagacacagcaAGAACAGTACCAG GCCCTTAAGCAGGAACATGAAGTGATGCGAGACAAAAGCAAGGCGATGGAAGATAAGGTGGCCCAACTGATGGAGTGCCACGCTGCTTCCATGACGAGCTGGGACAAAGAG aagaaaatgatTCTGGACGGCATCAAGAGTGAACAGCAAGACCTTCGATCAGTGAAGGACGCTTACGACGAGCTTCATAAGAAACACACTGATGTGTCTTCACTGGCCAAAGAACAGGCACGGCACATATTGGAATTAGag ACGAGAAACCACAGTCGGAGCCGCCTCAGTGTTTCAGCCCAGGTCGTCCTTCCTATCGAACCCAGCGATGAGCTGCTGAGCGTCTGCAGCCTGCAGCACTCAGCCTCCTCTCAGACTAAAAAACCAACAGGAGCTGTTGAGAAGCTTGTTGCCACTGGAGCAACTGGAG GACAAGAAGCTCTGAACTCTCCAGATCTGTTTATACATCCACATATCACCACCAacctctccagctcctgcagtcATTCTGGAACAACAAGCAATGACATCAATATATCAAACGAGTACATAACAACTTCAATTCTTAtgccttcctctgtgtctgGCGACGATCTCGTGATTAGCAAAGGTCTCTGTGTGAGTGACACTACTTCCCTATCAGAGCCTGACCATGGGTTCATCAAAGGGCCTCTAGGTTTcctgagcagagacagaaatgagGACGAGGAAGTGGGGAACACGGGACTGAATGAGGGAAGACATGGAAAGAAGGATGATGAGGGAcaagaaaaggacaaaaaattGGAGGAAAAGgtaacagagcagcagtgggatAGAGAAGACGCCCAAGGAGAAGATTCAGAAGGGGAAGGGAGTtctggagagaagagaggaacaaCAGGTACCGCAGACAGACGAGAGGATGGCCAGCGgtcagcagaggaaacagaggacacCAGAAACTCTGAAAGTGAAACAAGAGATAAAGACGAGGGACCGGGGTCAGACGGAgtagagcagagagaaaagacaggagaGCAGACTACAGCAACACAGATACCGACCCAGACGACAACTGATTGCTCCTCGGAGAAGAGCAACACACTGCAGGTCGTTGACTTCATGGACGCTGAGATACCGCTGGTTGTCTGTGAGCCCTCCCACTGCAAAGAAAGTCGCTGTCAGGAATCCACTGAGCAGGACGCTGACTCCAGCCATGTGAACGAGGGATGTGGGACAGAGAAAGGACAGTTTCTCTTCACCCTCGGTCATGATGAGGTCCAAACAAGTGTCGATCATGGGCCTAAATCCGTCATTCAAGTCTGTCAAGTTGAGGTTCAAACTCGAGACGCTGAGCCGCTCACTCAGCTGCCAAATCAAATTCATCAAGTCTCTGAGGAAACCACAGAGGAGACGCCAGCGGACAAATCAGCAGCTGAGCCTCTGAGTGATTGTAGCTCTGCTGTGCTTCCCTCAGCTGCTCAAACAGACATTATTTTCAGTATCAGTGACTTAGAGACGACTGCAGCGCAATCAGTACAGAATAATCCCTCTGGCATTAACAGCGACATGAAGCAAACACATGAAACGAGTCACGAACACGTGAGTGAAGAATGTGAATTAGTGAGAACGTTTGTCAAACCACAGCCACAACCAAAGCAAGAGAAGGGGCAAGAGAAGTCTCTGACACCTGATGAAGAGGATTCCGGTGCGAAGAGCGAATGTCAGTCAAATGTGGAGACACAAGAAAACTGCGACAGTGAGATTATCCAGATGAAACCTAATTTAAAGGACGTCTGTGTCGATATCACGATGGACACTGAAGACGTTGAATCTGCCAAAGGTCAGgaccaaatgaaaaatgacaaaccAGAAGACGCAGGAGATGAAAAGACCAATAAAAGTGGGACTCAATTGAAGACGTCCGTCCCCTCAACTGGACCCAGGTCGACATTTGATCTGGTCTCAGTCCTGCATCAGTTTGCTCAG GGATCTGAGCAGAATAAGAGTGGGTCTGGTGGACGCTTCAAACATCTTCCCAGCAGATTAACCATGTTCCCCAAGAGCAAACACAGCAAAG TCCCCACCGGGGCGTCGGATCTGTTGAATGCCTCCAGTGTCTCTGGGAATGCAGCTTCCTCCGcgaggcagcagcagggagagTGGAAATCTTCGGAGGAGACAGCGGCAGCAGCTACG GAGAGCAGAGCTTTTCTGTCGATCGCTCCTTTTCCAGTCTCGACCTCCCTCAGCACAGTCAGTGGATTGTCATGGCCGACCATGCCAGg GTGTAGCAGCGCtgcctcctcagctgctgctcctgctgcagacTCTCACTGTGAACTGTCCTTCTCTCAGGAGAGGGAAGAGCAACAGGCCTCATTCAGAGCGCAGATCTCCAGAATCGAACAGTTTCTCAACACGGAGAGACTCCGTCTGCCCAAAAGACGAAGAACTGACAACTAA